attaaaatcactgtttcaaataatttgtttcaaataactgtttcaaataatttgttttcagcttcagctgaaacaaacacaaaaagtgatttttccaaaataagttgaattaaacgcattctaattggctcgtttatcatttcttacaaaaactgattttacttttgaaaaaataattgattttattttaattaagttgattcgtgtttgattactctaattaaaatcacttttttatctcctctcatctatcatcataggttttcatgataagctaaagtaactgtttcaaataatctgtttttagcttcagctgaaacaaacacaaaaagtgaaatttgattaaaaaaatgattttttgattttaaaagtgattttttgattaaaaattgatttttccaaaataagttgaatcaaacgcactctaattgactcgtttatcattgtttacaaaaagtgattttacttttgaaaaatataattgattttattttaagtgattttttttgaaaaagttgatttttatttaactttgtctacaaatataataagtgctttcagttttataagtgattttaaactgtttagatgcataaaatttcaaatataaattaggggtatttttgaacttgcaaaagttttaagaaagtgtTCCGTTCCGTTTCCTTCCGTTCTACCCTTttccagggaaccaaagtgtcccgttcctggagccttttgtcccgttccgttccatcttaaaaacacgACAAACACAGAATGGAACCCATGTGTCATGTTTCGTTCCCTTtccacctgtctaccaaacgctaccatGATATATGATACTGTTTTTACGGAAAAAACAGTATGAGTAAACAAGcccgtaaaaaaaaaagatttagaAAAAGAATGAAAGGCCCCAGCCCATTAACAAGAAAACCCTACAATTACTATATCCTCTCTTGCACATGTATGGTGCAGCCTCCACTCTGGCAGCGTTTGGCATCACCGGCTCATGCATCCTGCTACTGCAATGGAGATTGTTTGGGTTCCATGGTTGTTTCCTTCATTTTTTTCCCCATATCCGGGTGCACATAGCTAGCACAGACCAAAATTAATTTCAGAAACCGGAAAAGAGAATCGGCCCAGATCGGCGAACCACCGGTTTTCAACCGGTTTCATCATAGGGCGGTTCTATGGGAGAACCGAACCGGCTTAAACACCAGCTCTGCAAACactggtattttttttttttttttttgaaattgacctggaattaaattaaatcaacgCAGGCGATGAAGCCAAAGCATCGTTGATCACCAAGTGATCTACATCATGAGGTACCTCTTCCACCCAAACGGAGTTGGGGAAATTAGAGGCATTCCTAGCCAGAAAATCGGCAACTAAATTACCTGAACGTCTCACAAAAGTAAACTGAAAATAACTAAAAGCAGAAGTAAAAAGACGACATTCGCGAACAATAGTATCTAAATAAGACAAACCAATAGAGCCCTTCTTCCACCATTCAAATAACTGTAAGTAGTCAGTTTCAAAGCAAACTGATCGGAATCCAAACTCCGTCGCCAACTTCAGTGCCCATCGGAAACCGCAAGCCTCGCCAAGCAAAGGGGAGATCACACTAACCGGATACAAAGCTGCAGCTCCTAGAATCGCACCATGAGTACCCCGAGCCACCATTCCTAGACCACCAATCTCGTTCTTAACTGAAGcatcaaaatttattttgacAATTCCTTCCTCTGGCCTCTTCCAATTTGCAGGGCGTGAAGCTGTCAGTGATTGAGGAATATGAATACCATCATCCCAAGGCTTCAACATGGATGACCTCCGCAGCACATCTCCCACATCCAGTTTCCTCCCATTGAACACCATGGAGTTCCGAGCCTCCCAAGTCACGTACATAAGCTGTTGCACTGCTGCTATAAAATCTACATCATCCTCCTCTAAAACCGCCACCATCAAAGCATGAACCGAGCTGAAACTTTCAGTTCTAATCGCCAAATCCGACGCAAACCACACCCTCTCTACCGCAGGGCATTTCAAGAACAAGTGACCACATGTCTCGACTTCGGTCTCGCAAAAAGGACAGCATGGATCAAGCTGCATCCCCCTCTTCACAAGTTCTCCTCTCATTGGAAGAAAATTTCGTACAGCCCTCCAAGCTACTTCCTTGCACCGTGGCAAGGCTGGGCTAGCCCATAACCTACGCCAAAGCTTCGCCTGGAGTAGAGGACCCGAGGATGTTGAAGCCTCCTCTCTAGCCACCAAGGACCTGATGAAATTGTATCCTGACTTACACACATAAATGCCATTAGTGGAATCAAACCAATATATAGAATCCACATTACCTTGGTTTGCAAGTGGAATTGCCAAAATTTTATGGGCAGTGAGAGGACTAAAAGCCTCTTGGATCAACTCAACATTCCAGCGCCCATTATCTATCAAATCCGCCACTTTCTCCAGCCTAAGGTCTTCCACAGTTTCCTGTCTATAAACCAAAGGGGAACCATCTGGGAGCCATTTATCTAGCAACAAATTTAtaacctttttcttttttggacagtatcattttatttattttccacCTAGTTATTCTATTCTTGTTGGGCTACAAGTGAATCAGTCCTAACTGAACCAGGCCCATTTCTTAAACCCTACTTGTTTCTACTTCAACCTCACAACTCGTTCTCACTTCCTTCCTTTCACCTCCAACAATGGCGAAAACAAATTCCACCAAACCCTCCCAACCTACAGAAGGGGACGTTGACACTCTCAAATCCGACATCGCCTCTTTCGCTTCTCAGCTTGGCTTGTCCACTTCCCAATCCTATTCAGGTTTCAACGATGTTGATTTTCGCAAAACCAAGCCAAACACTGAGAAAGCCACACCCCAAAATACCCAGAAGCCAAAAAACGATACCAACAGACCCCATGAGCATCCCAACCCCAattccaaacccaaacccaaaccgaGACCAAGACCAAACCCCCCTGTTGTGTCAGTAGATGATGCCAATAAGGACAAAGGGTTCAACAAGTTTAAGAGTCTCCCCAAGCTTCCTTTGATGAAAGCAAGTGTTTTGGGTGTTTGGTTTGAGGAAGCGGTTGAGCTGGAAGCTAAGGTGATTGGGGAGGGGAAGAAGGCGGAGATAAGGAATGTGGGAGAGTGGAAAAGCCTTGTGCAGAAGAAGAAGGAGCTTGGTCAGAGGTTGATGGCACAGTATGCTCAGGATTATGAGGCAACCAGGGGTAAGAGTAGTGATATTAAGATGTTGATTACTACACAGAGGTCAGGGACTGCTGCTGATAAAGTATCTGCGTTCTCTGTATTGGTGGGGGACAACCCGATTGCAAACTTGCGTGCTCTCGATGCTCTTTTGGGTAAATTCGATGCTCACATTttgctgtttttgtttttaattgtcTTTCTTTTGGTAATAACTTGTTATCTATGCTTAGTTTTAGCTATCTTTGCATATATGTTGGCTTACTTCCTTCTGGTTTCTATAGAAATTGTGAACTTTAGGAGACTGTTTGTAGAACAAGCTAGCGGCAATGAGTGTGGAGAGAGAGATTTTATGAACATTTCAAGTTCTTGCTAGTTGTTATTTTAACCTATGTGTTCAACTTAATTATTTGCCTAAGGTTTTTTTATGCCGGGGTTGGGGGGCAATCTTTTTAGTTTGGAAATCACAAAGATACTCTTACACCATATGCATAGAACTTGCTTCCGTTAGTTTTTAGTGGTGGAAGTGAATGATGCTTGTGATGTCTTGACGgtcttgtatattttttgctTAATTCAGAATTCTACCAAAGTTTTTACCCTCTAATCATCCTTTTCACATATCTCTTTCGAAAAATAGGCCTTCTGAAATCTGCTTCTCCATATTTTGAATTCGTAATAGCCTTTGATGTTAATTTAACATGTCATTACCAGATGTCCTGCATGTTACTTAAACCTGATGCAGATGGGATATGTATTTCAAGTTTCCAACTTTTTCTTTCTAGGAGTTCCATTTACACTGAACATCCAACCAAATGTTATTTCATTATTGCAATTTATTATATCAATCTCGTGGTTTGTTTGTAATTTGTCTTTGTTATGAGATTGCCTAGAACTGTATTTACTATGTATACTTTAATTTCACATTAGGCTAGATATTACTCTTTGTCATCCCATATGTGTGCTATGGAATTGAGCTTCTGATAGAGTTTATCATTTAATCTAGGAATGGTGACATCCAAGGTTGGAAAGCGCCATGCACTGACAGGTTTTGAAGCACTTCAAGAATTATTTATCGCAAGGTCTGCATTTCCCCATTGTCTCTCCCTCTCACTTGTCCTCTCCCCATTATGGAAAGCTTttttatcattaaaaatatgatCATACATGCTTTAAAAAAACTGTAAGAATGAGATGAAATCTCTCAAAATGATAACCTTGAACAATGTGTAAAATTATCAAATGTATCCCCTATTCCCCTTTGCACGTCCCACATTGCTCTGCCTCTGTTTATTCTAATATTCTACATCATGTTGCTATTTCATGGTTTGCATGCCTGCAAGTTGTATTATAACTGAATACTTGGACTGCACTGGGAAAATATCTAATTTGTATAGCACAGAATCACACGCATCATCAATGCTCTGATCCActacatctttttttttctcctgtTTTGCTTGCAGCTTATTACCAGATCGTAAATTGAAGACCTTGATACAGCGGCCGCTAAATCACATTACTGAAACTAAAGATGGTTACTCCCTTCTACTTTTTTGGTATTGGGAGGAATGTTTGAAGCAGAGGTACTTGTCATAACACTTTGTTCACGGCACTATCATTATCTAAATTCTCTGATTTGACTTGGTTAAGTGTTTCTTAAGTACATTCTAAATGTTAGTGCGTTTTATGAAGTGCATCTTTTGTTTCCTTAACTGGGTGCATCCTTTACATTTAATCTTTGCTCCACCATTATAAGAATAATTAGATTCTAATGAGCACTTACATAGAAGTGTAACCTCCTGCGAAATTATTTCTAATGGGCCACTCGAATAGGATAAAGGGCTTATTACCTGACAGTCCAAGACTTCCCGATTTGATTACTTTACATAGCATTCTCGAGTAATCATAATATTGTCAATTTTCAATGACCATATGTTCATTTTCCTGTCCATCCAAGCTCTTCTGCTAGTGATTTATTTAATAGCATGTGATGTCTCAGATATGAGCGGTTTGTTGTTGCACTTGAAGAAGCATCCCGAGACATGCTACCTGCTCTAAAAAGCAAGGCACTAAAGGTTGTTTTTCTCTTCACACTTTGTTTCATAGTTTGTTTATTCCAAATTCGGACCCAAATACCTTTATTTACAAATTCAGTGTTCATCCTTACAAATGAATTTGTACTATAGCAACAAAATATCTGCTAGTATTATTCACATAATAAACTTGAAACCTTTTTTCTTAACTTATAAGAGATTACTTGAAAGTTCAGGTACATAATTAACATGTGACTCAGAAGaaaattgtttctttttttacCCCTTGCATATTATGTTTCGAGATTTAGTGTAACATGTCAGATGTATCAAGTGCACTGACTATTAAGTACTGGGCGGGTGCCTTTTCATATGTTGATTGCAGGCCATATATATGCTACTGAGTAGGAAGTCAGAGCAAGAGCGCAAACTACTTTCTGCCCTAGTTAATAAAGTGAGTTAACACTGAGCCATGCCCCATCTGAATTGGACATGTTTGATCTTCATTTAGTCTTGTTAAATAGGTGATTAGTTAGCTTGCTAGGACTATTACAAGCTATTACCATTTACCAAAActttttttggtaatttttctgttctttttattttgtttcattgATGGTTTGGGTTTTGGAATTACTTCAGCTTGGGGATCCAGATACTAAAGCAGCATCTAATGCTGACTATCACTTGACCAACCTTTTGTCTGATCACCCGAATATGAAGGTTTGTCAACCTctattttcattcttttttaatttttgggaGCATCAATAATTTATGTTGAGCCTATAATTGGAGTTGACCAATGTTATAGGAAGTAGGAAAGAGATATATGCTGAAAAGCTTTGCACGCCTTTTAtggtttatattatttttttgggttCCATACTGTTAGAGACTGTTAGATATCTTATATGGTtagatttttttatagataaGTGTCAGTTATTTTATGTAAGTTTGATATCGTATCCTAATTATTATTAGGTAATGCAGTTTTATGTAAACAAGGAAACCTATTGTTATATATAATAACTAATGATGTTTGTGCTTCGCCGTATGTGCCAAATTTGAGTTTGTTTTGCTGTTTCTCTCCAGCAGCCATTCatcaagttaattatatttgttacaagctgTGCATATGGCATATATGCTCCAGCTTGAGGGGAGTGTTAGATATTGTTAGATATCTCATATAAATTGTTAGATATTTTATAGATAAGTTTTAGTTGTTTTATATAGATAAGTTTgatatcttaattattattaggtaACAGAGTTTTATGTAAACAAGGAAACCCATTATTATATATGATAACCACCACTGTGTAGTTTAAACACATGGATTCAGTCTATGTTGTTCTTAGTTTCTCCTCATTCAACACTTACTATTTGGCAATGTTATGCATCCTTGACATTAAGCCTCATATTTGTCTGCTAATTGTTTTGGGTACTGTTTTACCTGCTAATGTGCTTTGGGTACTGATGTCTGCTTCTTGTTGCCGTATATGCCTTTTTCCCCTTACAGGCTGTGGTTATTGAAGAGGTGGATTCTTTTCTCTTTCGCCCTCATTTAGGACCACGTTCACAGTACCATACTGTATGTCCTCAATTTTTATTCTTAATATTTTACTTAATTTACTGAATGTGAATTTTAATGTGCAGTGCTCAATCCAAATCCGCTTAGATGCAGTTTGACGAAAGGATCTAATTGACTGCCTTTTTACTTTTCCAGGTTAACTTCTTGAGCCAAATTCGACTCTCAAATAAAGGAGATGGGCCAAAAGTGGCAAAACGTCTAATAGATGTATATTTTGCTCTGTTTAAGGTACTGTATTTCCCTAGGATACTTTCTCCTCTAAGCTCCTCTGAAACTGTAATATGACGAGGATGTGAAATTaggaaaaaatgtaaaaaaattcacaattcGAATATCGCAGGTTATGATCACTAAGGCAAGCAGCAATGGAAAGTCTGATAAAAGTGGTAAGccaaatccaaaagaaaaaaaatcaaacgaGCTATCAGAATCACATGCAGAATTGGACTCACGGCTTCTATCTGCTCTCCTAACTGTAAGTGTGATAATATCATTATAAATTTTCATGAACTGATCTTAATTTGTAATTTTCAATATTCAATCATGATCTGGGTCTTTAGCAACCTTTGTCTCAAAGTGCATAACCTTTTTCCATTtcacatttaatatttttgcAGGGAGTGAATAGAGCCTTTCCTTTTGTTGCAAGTATTGAAGCTGATGAGATTGTTGATGTCCAAACACCTATACTTTTCCAATTGGTAATTACTAAATTGATATATGGAGTATTTTAAAGCTGGATGCTGCGTGCTTATTTACTATATTACATGATTCTGGTTCGTAGATATCTTAACAAACGCTGTAAACTTTCAGGTTCATTCAAAGAATTTTAATGTAGGAGTTCAAGCACTAATGCTTCTGGATAAAATTTCAGCCAAGAATCAGATAGCCAGTGATCGGTTTTACCGTGCGTTGTACTCCAAACTTTTGCTTCCAGCTGCCATGAATACATCAAAGGCAAGAAAACTCTTCTGTAGATTTTACCTTTGGACCAAGATGCTTCTGTCCATGCTTTTCTTCACTTTTCTGCATATATGTTTTTCTAAATCTCTTGTTCTCAGGCAGAAATGTTTATTGCCCTTCTTCTGAGAGCAATGAAAAGGGATATTAATATAAACCGTGTGGCTGCATTTTCTAAACGTCTATTACAGGTGCTTATTAAACTGTGCTTTCTCTGTATTTTACTTCTTTTATACGATAACATAACTGATTTTTATTCATTCAGATTGCGCTTCAGCAGCCACCACAGTATGCATGTGCGTGCCTTTTCCTTCTTTCTGAGCTCCTTAAAGCCAGACCACCTCTATGGTAAGACTGGTTGTTGTTCTGTGTTGCCTGCATTATCATGTGTGTGCACTTTAGTATATATTGACGAGTATACTATAGAATCATCTATACGCATTTTACAAGAAAAAGGTCATCTTCCCATCTAATCATATTCACTTATAATGTAGGAACATGGTGTTGCAAAATGAGTCTATTGATGAGGAACTTGAACACTTTGAGGATGTTATAGAAGAAACTGATAATGAACCTAATACTGTATCAAACAAACAAATCAATGCCCTTGAGCCTGTTCAGAATGGTGTGGATGCTAATCCTGACACCGGTTATTCAGAAAGTGAAGATGATCTTCCAGCATCTTCTGAAGGTGAAGATTCGGATGATGCTTCTGACGATGCAGATTTTTTACTTGGAGAGAGTGAAATGAATCATGAGAAATCAAAGTCCATATCTGGCAATGAAGGTCATCAATCACAGGAATCTACCAAGAAATCTGTATTGCCTGGAGGCTATGATCCGCGACACAGAGAGCCTTCTTATTGGTAATTTGTTTAATTTGCTTTCGTATTAGTCCTTATTTCAAACAAAAATCTCTGCAATGATTTGTTTAAAGTATCAGAGGCTTGGATATACATGACATATCATTTCTAAGACATCACAATGTTATTAAGtctataatatataatatatgtttgCCTCTAGTGGAAACTTAGAGCGGTCCATAGTTGGTATTTGATAAGAGTTGTTATTAAAAAAGATTAGTTTTATGACTATTTCACTTCTTCTATTGATATTCATTGTCTTTTTCTTTCAACATCAATAATTTCTTGTTCTTGTTCATCCCCACAGCAATGCAGACCGTGTAAGTTGGTGGGAGTTAATGGTACTTGCTTCACATGCACACCCTTCAGTTGCTACCATGGCCAAAACTCTTCTTTCTGGGGCCAACATTGTGTATAACGGAAATCCATTAAATGACCTGTCATTGACAGCTTTCCTTGACAAATTCATGGAGAAGAAACCAAAACAAAGCACATGGCATGGTGGTTCTCAGATTGAACCTGCCAAACAGGTAAAAAGAAATTCAATATTTTCACTTGTCAACTATTTCTATTCTTCCTTCTTCAGCAACATGATTAATGAGGTTTAACATGTGTTTTGGTTTTTGTAGATGGATATGAACAACCATTTGATCGGGCCAGAGATTCTTTCACTTGCTGAAGTAGATGTGCCACCAGAGGATCTTGTATTCCACAAATTTTATACAAACAAAATGAAATCTAcgaaatcaaagaaaaagaaaaagaagtcaGCTGATGAGGAGGACGCTGAGGAGCTGTATGATGTTGATGATGGCGAGGTTGAAGGTGGGGACGAGAGTGACAATGAAGAGATTGATGATTTGTTGGATTCTGCTGATCAATCTGTGGAACCATTCGGTGAATATGATTATGATGATTTCGATCAAGTAGCTAATGAGGACGATGAGGACTTGATTGGTGATGTTAGTGATGCAGAGATGGATAAGGATATACTCTCAGATATCGGAGAGGAAGACATAGATGCTCTTCAAAGTGGTGATGAAGGGAGTGATGATGAAGTTGAAGGTAGTGATGATGACAATGATATTCAAATTGGGGATGTTGATGATGCCTCtgatgaggaagaggaggatcaagttagtaaaagaaaaagaaaacgtaAAAGTGGTGGCAAGAGTGCTGCGTCTCCATTTGCAAGTTATGAGGAATTTGAGCATCTAATGGATAATGTTGACCAAAATGAGAAAGCACCTacccaaaagaaacagaaacagaaacaagaaaacaaaaaaataatctgGTCAAGTTAGCTGCGTTCCCCAAGATGCATGGTTATCCCCCAAGATGCATGGTTATTTTTCTGTCATTACAGAGCTATAACCGTTCTGTCAGCAGCTTCAAGATGCCCAACTCAGCCAATCGCCATGTAATTTGTATTGTTAGTACCAATTTTGCATATGGTTGTTACCATGTACTCATCATTCTTATTTCTTACCAAGTGCTTTCTTTTATACGGACCAATTTTGGGTAGTAGTGCTTATTTTTATGCCTTTTAGACTTAATGATTCTTATTCTTATGGATTAGTTCTACAAAATGTTAATTGTGGGTGATAATGAGAATGGGAATATAGTTTTGGTATTGTCTTGTTCTTGGTTTTTGTGTACTTTCTAGCTAGAAATTCATTTCAAAACTCCATTAGAAGGAACAAAAGGTCATAAAAACAAGAAACACTGATTAAACACTTTTACATTGTGACCTGAAGAAACCAAAAAGGCAAACCTAGAAGCCCTAGACTCCTAAGCAAGTAGCTAAAACAAactaaaaacaagaaaaaatagGGGGAACTAGCTCCCGATACAAACTATCATCCTTCAGGCTATTGCAACTTCAACTGTTTTGGATTTTTGAGGTGGAGGCAGCTTCTCTACAACCACAGTGAGAACCCCATTTTCACTTTTTGCTGTGATAGCTGACACATTTGCATTCTCAGGCAAACGAAACTTCCTCAGCAAATTCTGAGGCCCTCTCCTCTCCAGCCTAAGATACTTGCACCCTTCATCTTCACTATCTTGACGTTTCCTCTTCCCATTGCTCCTTATCACAAGAGTATTTTCATCTTCAATAGTAACCTGAAACACAAGCACATTTCATATGTACCAGACACAACAAAAATGAAATCAAAACACAAGAATATGATCTTTCTTCATAAGTACCTGAATTTCAGACTTGGATAGACCAGGAACATCCATGAAGAACACATACTCTTTGGG
This portion of the Lotus japonicus ecotype B-129 chromosome 3, LjGifu_v1.2 genome encodes:
- the LOC130744833 gene encoding uncharacterized protein LOC130744833 is translated as MGLVQLGLIHLQETVEDLRLEKVADLIDNGRWNVELIQEAFSPLTAHKILAIPLANQGNVDSIYWFDSTNGIYVCKSGYNFIRSLVAREEASTSSGPLLQAKLWRRLWASPALPRCKEVAWRAVRNFLPMRGELVKRGMQLDPCCPFCETEVETCGHLFLKCPAVERVWFASDLAIRTESFSSVHALMVAVLEEDDVDFIAAVQQLMYVTWEARNSMVFNGRKLDVGDVLRRSSMLKPWDDGIHIPQSLTASRPANWKRPEEGIVKINFDASVKNEIGGLGMVARGTHGAILGAAALYPVSVISPLLGEACGFRWALKLATEFGFRSVCFETDYLQLFEWWKKGSIGLSYLDTIVRECRLFTSAFSYFQFTFVRRSGNLVADFLARNASNFPNSVWVEEVPHDVDHLVINDALASSPALI
- the LOC130746411 gene encoding protein SLOW WALKER 2 — encoded protein: MAKTNSTKPSQPTEGDVDTLKSDIASFASQLGLSTSQSYSGFNDVDFRKTKPNTEKATPQNTQKPKNDTNRPHEHPNPNSKPKPKPRPRPNPPVVSVDDANKDKGFNKFKSLPKLPLMKASVLGVWFEEAVELEAKVIGEGKKAEIRNVGEWKSLVQKKKELGQRLMAQYAQDYEATRGKSSDIKMLITTQRSGTAADKVSAFSVLVGDNPIANLRALDALLGMVTSKVGKRHALTGFEALQELFIASLLPDRKLKTLIQRPLNHITETKDGYSLLLFWYWEECLKQRYERFVVALEEASRDMLPALKSKALKAIYMLLSRKSEQERKLLSALVNKLGDPDTKAASNADYHLTNLLSDHPNMKAVVIEEVDSFLFRPHLGPRSQYHTVNFLSQIRLSNKGDGPKVAKRLIDVYFALFKVMITKASSNGKSDKSGKPNPKEKKSNELSESHAELDSRLLSALLTGVNRAFPFVASIEADEIVDVQTPILFQLVHSKNFNVGVQALMLLDKISAKNQIASDRFYRALYSKLLLPAAMNTSKAEMFIALLLRAMKRDININRVAAFSKRLLQIALQQPPQYACACLFLLSELLKARPPLWNMVLQNESIDEELEHFEDVIEETDNEPNTVSNKQINALEPVQNGVDANPDTGYSESEDDLPASSEGEDSDDASDDADFLLGESEMNHEKSKSISGNEGHQSQESTKKSVLPGGYDPRHREPSYCNADRVSWWELMVLASHAHPSVATMAKTLLSGANIVYNGNPLNDLSLTAFLDKFMEKKPKQSTWHGGSQIEPAKQMDMNNHLIGPEILSLAEVDVPPEDLVFHKFYTNKMKSTKSKKKKKKSADEEDAEELYDVDDGEVEGGDESDNEEIDDLLDSADQSVEPFGEYDYDDFDQVANEDDEDLIGDVSDAEMDKDILSDIGEEDIDALQSGDEGSDDEVEGSDDDNDIQIGDVDDASDEEEEDQVSKRKRKRKSGGKSAASPFASYEEFEHLMDNVDQNEKAPTQKKQKQKQENKKIIWSS
- the LOC130746412 gene encoding 17.4 kDa class III heat shock protein, with the protein product MNGTGDLFNAAVNNLLNFPETMEKLMFPSRGHDNQENRGGVSSIPVDILDTPKEYVFFMDVPGLSKSEIQVTIEDENTLVIRSNGKRKRQDSEDEGCKYLRLERRGPQNLLRKFRLPENANVSAITAKSENGVLTVVVEKLPPPQKSKTVEVAIA